A region from the Nostoc sp. HK-01 genome encodes:
- a CDS encoding group 1 glycosyl transferase: MEFKRSIFYRLTNVQNCLLINLSFLLNRPTGTTTYALNLLPHLHKLQPTLLIAENITGYDCYPVPSGQTAEQGAKGHFRRLLWTQFQLPKIYQKLKSQVLFCPLPEAPLSEECTSVVMFHDLIPLRFPKRFSPITLYQRYYVPQVLRQAKHIVCNSQATADDIIDFYQIPANKITPIPLAHDRTHFRYLNLPIRNYFLYIGRQDPYKNLQRLISAFAALPNNSNYELWLAGPTDARYTPLLQAQVAELGITHQVKFLNYIDYQELPIIINGAIALVFPSLWEGFGFPVLEAMACRTPVITSNLSSLPEVAGDAAILVNPYNTVEITEAMQLIATDAKLRSHLSTQGIARANLFSWENTGNATVEVLSRYL; this comes from the coding sequence GTGGAGTTCAAAAGAAGCATTTTTTATCGATTAACTAACGTGCAGAATTGTTTACTGATCAATTTGTCATTTCTATTGAATCGTCCCACAGGCACTACTACATACGCCCTAAACCTACTACCTCACTTACACAAACTGCAACCGACACTGTTAATTGCAGAAAATATTACTGGCTATGATTGCTACCCAGTTCCCTCTGGACAAACCGCAGAACAAGGTGCAAAAGGCCATTTCCGCCGTCTATTATGGACACAATTTCAACTGCCGAAAATTTATCAGAAGTTGAAATCCCAAGTTCTGTTTTGTCCTTTACCAGAAGCGCCTTTGTCGGAGGAATGTACTTCTGTTGTGATGTTTCATGATTTGATACCGTTGCGTTTTCCTAAACGGTTTTCACCGATAACACTCTATCAACGCTACTACGTTCCCCAAGTGCTTCGACAAGCAAAACACATTGTTTGTAATTCCCAAGCTACGGCTGACGATATTATTGATTTTTATCAAATTCCTGCTAACAAAATTACTCCTATTCCCTTAGCGCACGATCGCACTCATTTCCGCTATCTCAACTTACCAATTCGCAATTACTTTCTCTACATCGGTAGACAAGACCCTTATAAAAATTTACAACGCCTCATCAGTGCCTTTGCTGCACTCCCCAACAATAGCAATTATGAACTCTGGTTAGCTGGCCCCACCGATGCACGTTACACACCGCTTTTACAAGCACAGGTGGCAGAATTGGGGATAACTCATCAAGTAAAGTTTCTCAATTATATTGATTATCAAGAATTACCAATAATTATCAATGGCGCGATCGCACTTGTGTTTCCTAGTCTTTGGGAAGGTTTTGGTTTCCCTGTTCTAGAAGCAATGGCTTGCAGGACACCAGTTATCACCTCGAACCTTTCTTCTTTACCCGAAGTTGCTGGTGATGCAGCAATTTTAGTTAATCCCTACAACACCGTAGAAATTACTGAAGCAATGCAATTGATTGCTACAGATGCCAAATTGCGATCGCATCTTTCTACTCAAGGTATCGCCAGAGCCAATTTATTTAGTTGGGAAAATACAGGTAATGCAACTGTTGAAGTTTTATCACGCTATCTCTAA
- a CDS encoding DegT/DnrJ/EryC1/StrS aminotransferase family protein — translation MQITSPAFDEQEILMVKQCLDSGWVTQGPMTRQFEELFQQRHQVKYALATTSCTAALHLAAMALQLQPGDEVIVPAFTWVTSAHCAEYAGAKVVFADIEIDTFNIDPVALEAAITPKTKAVVVVHLFGLAARMQEILAIAQKYNIAIIEDAACAVGTTYNSQPVGGLGDIGCFSFHPRKVITTGEGGMVTTNNAELANRLKVLRNHGASPNPDIEATKPYYMGRFDHLGFNLRFSDIQAAIGLAQMAKLNQLLSDRISCAKQYNVLLEDIADIVTPSIPPMCGHTYQSYVIRILEGGNNRRNAIMEALAEEGIQTRPGTHAVHRLGYYQNKYNLKAEQYTNAVNAEDLSITLPIFPGMTDSEQQLVVNSLKAGLRKHSAM, via the coding sequence ATGCAGATCACTTCCCCAGCCTTCGACGAGCAAGAAATCCTTATGGTCAAGCAATGCTTAGACTCAGGATGGGTGACTCAAGGGCCAATGACTCGCCAGTTTGAAGAGTTATTTCAACAGCGCCACCAAGTAAAATATGCTCTAGCTACCACCTCCTGTACAGCTGCTTTACATCTGGCGGCGATGGCTTTGCAATTACAGCCAGGTGATGAAGTAATTGTCCCAGCATTTACCTGGGTGACATCTGCTCATTGTGCTGAATACGCAGGTGCTAAGGTAGTCTTTGCTGATATAGAAATCGATACATTTAATATTGACCCTGTAGCTTTAGAAGCAGCTATCACTCCGAAAACCAAAGCTGTAGTAGTAGTGCATCTATTTGGACTAGCTGCACGAATGCAAGAAATTTTAGCGATCGCCCAAAAGTATAATATTGCCATCATAGAAGATGCCGCTTGTGCAGTTGGCACCACATATAACAGCCAGCCAGTCGGCGGACTTGGTGACATAGGTTGCTTCTCGTTTCATCCGCGCAAAGTCATTACCACAGGCGAAGGCGGAATGGTCACAACTAATAATGCGGAATTAGCCAATAGACTAAAAGTTTTACGAAATCACGGTGCTTCTCCCAACCCTGATATTGAGGCGACAAAACCATATTATATGGGGCGATTTGATCACTTGGGGTTTAATCTTCGTTTTAGCGATATCCAAGCTGCGATCGGTCTAGCACAAATGGCAAAGCTCAATCAACTTTTATCAGATCGGATTAGTTGCGCTAAACAATACAATGTGCTTTTAGAAGACATAGCTGATATTGTCACGCCTAGCATACCTCCTATGTGTGGACACACTTATCAATCTTATGTAATACGCATCCTAGAAGGTGGCAATAATCGTCGCAATGCCATCATGGAAGCACTAGCAGAAGAAGGTATCCAAACTAGGCCAGGAACCCACGCTGTCCACCGCCTTGGTTATTACCAAAATAAATACAACCTCAAAGCTGAACAATATACCAATGCAGTAAATGCAGAAGACTTATCAATTACTTTACCCATCTTCCCCGGAATGACAGACAGCGAGCAACAGCTAGTAGTAAATTCCTTGAAAGCTGGTCTTAGAAAACACTCGGCAATGTGA
- a CDS encoding perosamine synthetase yields MITHSKPWITEADQQAVATVLTSGMIAQGQLVHQLETKVANYLGVAGGVAVASGSSALVLALTALSVNCDDEVILPTYVCKSVMESVISVGAKPVLCDIGNDGNMTQETIAAQLTSKTAAIIVVHIFGIAVDTYALQCFGIPIIEDCCQAFGSSINGAKVGSIGTIGIFSFHATKCLTTGEGGMAVSHSSNLLEKMRSLRDGDSFSVKGRIAAPLTDLQAALGLSQLSRYSHFLQRRQEIANYYLHHLQNCSLQLPAAINQISTFFRFTVRVNGNFETYQQQFHQHHIQVRRGVDNLLHRLLGLEPHQFPTAERVFAETVSLPIYPALSNAEVQQVVLACHTIWSKNHEH; encoded by the coding sequence ATGATTACCCACTCCAAGCCTTGGATTACAGAAGCTGATCAACAAGCTGTTGCAACTGTATTAACTAGTGGGATGATTGCTCAAGGGCAGTTAGTTCATCAGTTAGAAACAAAAGTGGCTAATTACTTGGGTGTAGCTGGTGGGGTTGCAGTTGCTAGTGGTTCATCTGCTTTGGTATTAGCTTTAACAGCATTAAGTGTGAACTGTGACGATGAAGTAATTTTACCTACTTATGTTTGCAAAAGCGTGATGGAGTCGGTAATTAGTGTAGGTGCTAAACCAGTTCTGTGTGATATTGGCAATGATGGGAATATGACACAGGAGACTATTGCTGCTCAATTAACTTCTAAAACAGCAGCAATTATTGTTGTACATATTTTTGGTATTGCTGTTGATACTTACGCTTTGCAATGTTTTGGTATACCCATTATTGAAGATTGCTGTCAGGCTTTTGGTAGTAGTATTAATGGTGCTAAAGTCGGAAGTATTGGCACTATTGGCATATTTTCTTTTCATGCTACCAAGTGCTTAACTACAGGGGAAGGAGGGATGGCAGTATCACATAGTAGTAACCTGTTAGAAAAGATGAGATCGCTGCGTGATGGAGATAGCTTTTCTGTAAAAGGAAGAATAGCTGCACCTCTCACGGATTTACAGGCAGCTTTAGGTTTAAGCCAACTTTCCCGATATTCACACTTCTTACAACGACGACAAGAAATTGCTAACTACTATTTGCACCATCTCCAGAATTGCTCATTGCAACTTCCAGCAGCTATCAACCAGATAAGCACTTTTTTTAGATTTACTGTCAGAGTTAACGGTAATTTTGAGACTTACCAACAGCAATTTCATCAACATCACATTCAAGTGAGACGTGGTGTAGATAATTTATTACACCGCTTGCTGGGTTTAGAACCACATCAATTTCCCACAGCCGAAAGAGTATTTGCCGAAACAGTTTCGTTGCCTATATATCCTGCCTTATCTAATGCAGAAGTTCAACAAGTAGTATTAGCTTGTCATACCATCTGGTCAAAAAACCATGAGCATTGA
- the cysC gene encoding adenylyl-sulfate kinase — translation MVIQIDKPALVTIILSLTALTGGCIKLKQRGVTVWFTGLSGAGKTTISSQVELELRSQGYKVELLDGDLVRQHLSKGLGFSKADRDENIRRIGFIANLLTRNEVIVLVSVISPYRQVREEVRQHIGSFIEVFVNAPLEVCEMRDVKGLYKKARSGELKNFTGIDDPYEQPLNPEVECCTDQENLTDSVTKVLKHLVVQNYCDRLILEKFIGK, via the coding sequence TTGGTAATTCAGATTGACAAACCAGCACTTGTCACTATAATTTTATCTCTGACTGCATTGACTGGAGGTTGTATAAAACTGAAACAGCGTGGTGTGACAGTTTGGTTTACAGGTCTGAGTGGAGCAGGTAAAACGACAATTAGCTCCCAAGTCGAACTAGAGTTGCGATCGCAAGGCTATAAGGTCGAATTACTAGACGGAGATTTAGTCCGACAGCACCTCAGCAAAGGTCTAGGGTTTAGCAAAGCCGACCGCGATGAAAATATTCGCCGCATTGGTTTTATTGCTAACCTGTTAACTCGCAATGAAGTCATTGTCTTGGTTTCAGTAATTTCGCCATATCGTCAAGTCCGGGAAGAAGTTAGACAGCATATCGGGTCTTTCATTGAGGTATTTGTCAATGCGCCTCTAGAAGTTTGCGAAATGCGAGATGTTAAGGGTTTGTACAAAAAAGCACGTTCTGGAGAACTCAAAAACTTCACTGGTATTGATGACCCTTATGAACAACCACTCAATCCAGAAGTGGAATGTTGCACAGACCAAGAGAATTTAACAGATAGTGTGACTAAAGTATTGAAACATTTAGTAGTACAAAACTATTGCGATCGCCTAATTTTAGAAAAATTTATTGGTAAATAA
- a CDS encoding group 1 glycosyl transferase: MPKSIIKDIFYKFVSKLAIITAIKEEKIALENQLAELQSEKLELEISNSKFIALNEGFQKKRYNSLDSYPWNHPYLTANNISRFRIYSESVWQFALDYLEKHPEPIKCAFLDNMAQNMHKWAMLVQKYHYEVALFPNVADGSALGAPEWENFDGEFLDLLDGTNFLNAHPDLSLEIPCYRIPLEGSQFYSAYVKFCDGDRTPLLHLLKDSFCLRHEPFMAYQGVYPYYQLAKALSQFDVIYGINIPIAAYLSGKPYCVASTGGDLQFSTGMGNDFGQIMNLAFNGARFLMISNPHTLGHCRRLGLTNGVYLPYPMDDSRYFPGEGKARKEWEAKYGKGVYVLTTSRLDKEVKGQDETFFQALINVAQQKPEIRFIFLAWGNYAAEFRQKLPSSGMENQFIILNPVGKKRLIDYYRSCDIVLDQFVYGYYGATALEAAAIGKPVIIKLRTEQYEPLYSGDVAPMVNVSTPAEITQALLVLVDNPELREQKGRELRQWLVRNHGEEKTVPLMQALLRLTADQVALPQDLINPLWDDVSAEENAYHTACQQLCSN, from the coding sequence ATGCCTAAATCCATTATTAAAGATATATTTTATAAATTTGTATCTAAACTGGCAATAATTACCGCAATAAAAGAAGAAAAAATAGCACTAGAGAATCAGCTGGCAGAGTTACAAAGTGAGAAATTAGAGTTAGAAATTAGTAATAGTAAGTTTATTGCACTTAACGAAGGTTTCCAAAAAAAAAGATACAACAGCCTTGATTCTTATCCTTGGAATCATCCTTATTTGACAGCAAATAATATTAGCCGATTTCGTATTTATTCTGAATCTGTTTGGCAGTTTGCATTAGATTATTTGGAGAAACATCCAGAGCCAATAAAATGTGCATTTTTAGATAACATGGCTCAAAATATGCACAAATGGGCTATGTTAGTGCAGAAATATCATTATGAAGTAGCTTTATTTCCCAATGTTGCTGATGGGAGTGCGCTCGGCGCACCAGAATGGGAGAATTTTGATGGAGAATTTCTAGATTTACTAGATGGAACAAATTTCTTAAATGCTCATCCTGATCTTTCTTTAGAGATACCCTGTTACCGAATACCTTTAGAAGGTTCTCAGTTTTATTCAGCTTATGTCAAGTTTTGTGATGGCGATCGCACACCTTTACTACATTTATTAAAAGACTCATTTTGTTTACGTCATGAGCCATTCATGGCTTACCAAGGTGTTTATCCATATTATCAGTTAGCTAAAGCCCTTTCTCAATTTGATGTTATCTACGGTATAAATATTCCCATAGCAGCATATCTCAGTGGGAAACCTTACTGTGTTGCTTCTACTGGTGGGGATTTGCAGTTTTCTACTGGTATGGGGAATGATTTTGGTCAAATCATGAATTTAGCTTTTAATGGGGCTAGGTTCTTAATGATTTCTAATCCTCATACTTTAGGCCATTGTCGGCGACTTGGTTTAACTAACGGCGTATATCTACCTTATCCAATGGATGATTCTCGCTATTTTCCTGGAGAAGGAAAAGCCAGAAAAGAATGGGAAGCAAAATATGGTAAAGGGGTATATGTACTAACTACATCTAGGTTAGATAAAGAAGTTAAAGGTCAAGATGAAACTTTTTTTCAAGCTTTAATTAATGTAGCTCAACAAAAACCAGAAATTCGGTTTATATTTCTGGCTTGGGGTAATTATGCAGCAGAATTTAGACAAAAATTGCCATCATCTGGGATGGAGAATCAATTTATCATTCTCAATCCAGTTGGCAAAAAACGTTTAATTGATTATTACCGTTCTTGTGACATTGTATTAGATCAATTTGTTTATGGTTACTATGGTGCAACCGCCTTAGAAGCAGCAGCAATTGGTAAGCCAGTAATTATTAAACTCCGCACAGAACAATATGAACCCTTGTATTCAGGTGACGTTGCACCTATGGTTAATGTCAGTACACCCGCTGAAATTACTCAAGCATTACTTGTTTTAGTGGATAATCCTGAGTTACGAGAACAAAAAGGTAGAGAGTTGCGACAATGGCTAGTGCGGAATCATGGCGAAGAGAAAACAGTACCCTTGATGCAGGCTTTATTGCGGTTAACAGCAGATCAAGTCGCACTACCACAGGATTTAATTAACCCATTGTGGGATGATGTAAGTGCAGAAGAGAATGCTTATCACACTGCTTGCCAGCAACTATGTAGTAATTAA
- a CDS encoding NAD dependent epimerase/dehydratase family protein: MKVLIIGYKGFIGKYLFNHLKLLGADVYGISSSEQNGIDGETGILSDQFSIIPGTDAVIYLAQSPYYRQVPEKAVHLLNVNVVSAVKLAETARKAKVKRFIYTSTGNVYAPSFQPLGETSPLNRDNWYSLSKICAEEALALFRNDMDITITRLFGVYGPGQTDKLIPRLINTTLQGNKIFIEKNKNDVTDLDGLKLSVIYIYDLVEILTKLLKKSLNDYLINIASQEILTLREIAHKIAIFSQKQVNIELSDRIRYFDLIADTTLLNQALNPIFTPFNIGIEKTIMQSLHSTNNCER, translated from the coding sequence ATGAAAGTACTAATTATTGGGTATAAAGGTTTTATTGGTAAATATTTATTTAATCACCTAAAATTACTTGGTGCAGATGTGTATGGGATTAGTTCTTCTGAGCAAAATGGAATTGATGGAGAAACTGGTATTTTATCAGATCAATTTTCTATCATTCCAGGAACTGATGCTGTTATATATTTAGCGCAATCACCATACTATCGTCAAGTTCCAGAAAAAGCTGTACATTTATTGAATGTGAATGTAGTTAGTGCAGTGAAACTGGCGGAAACAGCACGTAAAGCTAAAGTAAAACGCTTTATTTACACTTCTACTGGGAATGTTTATGCACCAAGCTTTCAACCTCTAGGAGAAACATCTCCTCTTAATAGAGATAACTGGTATTCTCTCAGTAAAATTTGTGCCGAGGAAGCACTAGCGCTCTTTCGTAATGATATGGATATTACGATAACTAGGTTATTTGGTGTTTATGGCCCTGGACAAACTGATAAGCTAATTCCTCGATTAATTAACACCACATTACAAGGCAATAAAATTTTTATTGAAAAAAATAAAAATGACGTCACTGATTTAGATGGGTTAAAACTATCTGTAATTTATATCTATGATCTTGTTGAAATTTTAACAAAACTTTTAAAAAAATCCTTGAATGATTATTTGATTAATATAGCCAGTCAAGAAATTCTTACTTTACGAGAGATTGCTCATAAAATTGCGATTTTCTCGCAAAAACAAGTCAATATTGAACTATCAGATAGAATTCGCTATTTTGATTTAATTGCTGATACAACATTATTAAACCAAGCATTAAACCCAATTTTTACCCCTTTTAATATTGGTATTGAGAAAACCATTATGCAATCTCTACATTCAACTAATAATTGTGAGAGGTAA
- a CDS encoding asparagine synthetase, which yields MCGIAGILLGSKSQIDVSILKSLSHSLSDRGPDDFGFLGWSETRPVSTSRNLQTLENSQLYLLHRRLSILDLSEAGWQPMGTANGRYYIVFNGEIYNYLELQTQLQTLGHQFQSHSDTEVLLAAYTEWGVNALSKFVGMFAFAILDTWEHTLFLARDFFGIKPLYYTYWQDGLAFASEIKALLQLPGISRSANPQRVYDYLQSGLTDYGDETMFADIQQLPPAYFLKVSLANPQKPQISRYWQIDVSQTLDITFAEATAHLRHLFLESMGLHLRSDVPVGAALSGGIDSSAIVMATRHLQGNNLQLHTFSYIAADPYLSEAKWVETVAQAAGVIAHQIKPSPEELTADLDKLIELQDEPFGSTSIYAQYRVFQLAKAANIKVMLDGQGADELLGGYRAYLATRFASLLRQGQWGKASEFLQKASKLPGANQKTILLRAVGLLLPPSFQSPVRQLVKKDVVPSWLNYDWFTKYSIEPKVYHRQKGQEILRAELHQAVVENSLPMLLRYEDRNSMAHSIESRVPFLTPTLVNFVFSLPEEFIIANDGTSKAIFREAMRGIVPNIILNRQDKIGFATPEQSWLKIISPWVENVLNGEMAAQIPALNVQQMQTNFQEVLAGKSAFDFRIWRWVNLIRWVENLAVTFEQ from the coding sequence ATGTGTGGGATTGCAGGCATACTATTAGGAAGTAAGTCACAGATTGATGTCAGCATTTTAAAATCTCTCAGTCATTCTTTGAGCGATCGCGGCCCTGATGACTTTGGCTTCTTAGGTTGGTCAGAAACTAGGCCTGTCTCTACTTCCCGCAATCTGCAAACGCTAGAAAATAGCCAACTTTACCTACTACATCGTCGTCTGTCTATTCTTGATTTAAGTGAAGCTGGCTGGCAACCAATGGGAACAGCCAACGGCAGATATTACATTGTTTTTAACGGGGAGATTTACAACTATCTAGAATTACAAACTCAGTTACAAACTTTAGGGCATCAATTTCAATCTCATTCAGATACAGAAGTTTTACTGGCTGCATATACTGAATGGGGTGTAAATGCCTTGAGTAAGTTTGTAGGAATGTTTGCCTTTGCCATCCTTGATACTTGGGAACACACTCTATTTTTAGCCCGTGATTTTTTCGGCATTAAACCCCTCTACTATACTTACTGGCAAGATGGACTAGCTTTTGCTTCCGAAATTAAAGCCCTGCTGCAACTCCCTGGTATTAGCCGCAGTGCTAATCCGCAGCGAGTATATGACTATTTGCAATCTGGATTAACAGACTATGGTGATGAAACTATGTTTGCTGATATTCAGCAGCTACCACCAGCCTATTTTCTGAAAGTCTCTTTAGCAAATCCCCAAAAACCACAAATTTCGCGTTACTGGCAAATAGATGTAAGTCAGACTTTAGATATTACCTTTGCCGAAGCCACAGCACACCTACGCCACCTGTTTTTAGAGAGTATGGGGTTGCATCTGCGTAGTGATGTACCAGTAGGTGCAGCCCTGTCTGGAGGTATCGATTCTTCGGCCATTGTTATGGCAACGCGACATTTACAAGGCAACAACTTACAACTGCATACATTTAGTTATATTGCAGCTGATCCATATCTGAGCGAAGCAAAATGGGTAGAGACAGTAGCACAAGCCGCAGGTGTCATTGCACATCAAATAAAACCATCTCCTGAAGAACTAACAGCCGACCTCGATAAACTGATTGAACTACAAGATGAACCTTTTGGTAGCACCAGCATCTATGCTCAATATCGAGTATTTCAATTGGCAAAAGCAGCCAATATCAAGGTAATGTTAGATGGACAAGGAGCCGATGAATTATTGGGTGGCTACCGCGCCTATTTGGCGACACGGTTTGCTTCTTTATTACGTCAAGGACAATGGGGAAAAGCCAGCGAATTTTTACAAAAAGCCTCAAAGCTACCCGGAGCTAATCAAAAAACTATCTTGCTTCGCGCTGTCGGACTTCTTCTACCACCTAGTTTCCAATCACCAGTCAGACAGTTAGTCAAAAAAGATGTTGTACCTAGCTGGTTAAATTATGATTGGTTTACCAAATATAGCATTGAGCCTAAAGTTTATCACAGGCAAAAAGGCCAAGAAATATTACGGGCAGAACTTCATCAAGCTGTGGTAGAAAATAGCTTGCCTATGTTGTTGCGCTATGAAGACCGCAACTCTATGGCACACTCAATTGAAAGTCGAGTTCCTTTTCTCACACCTACTTTAGTAAATTTTGTCTTTTCTTTACCAGAGGAATTCATTATTGCCAATGATGGCACTTCTAAAGCTATTTTTCGTGAAGCAATGCGGGGTATTGTTCCCAACATCATATTAAATCGTCAAGATAAAATCGGCTTTGCTACACCTGAACAAAGTTGGCTAAAAATTATAAGTCCGTGGGTAGAAAATGTGCTAAATGGTGAAATGGCAGCCCAAATTCCTGCACTAAATGTACAACAGATGCAAACAAATTTTCAAGAAGTTCTGGCAGGGAAATCAGCATTTGATTTTCGCATTTGGCGTTGGGTAAATTTAATCCGTTGGGTGGAAAATTTAGCTGTGACTTTTGAGCAATAA
- a CDS encoding XRE family transcriptional regulator — translation MGMIRLKIREFAAEKGWTLKEVSDRSGVVYSTLRTYARSPGLATVDFTAIQKLARTFDVMIEELVEIVQE, via the coding sequence ATGGGAATGATTCGGCTGAAGATTAGAGAGTTTGCTGCGGAGAAAGGCTGGACATTGAAAGAAGTATCTGACCGTTCTGGTGTAGTTTACAGCACTCTCAGGACTTACGCGCGATCGCCTGGATTAGCAACTGTAGATTTTACCGCTATTCAGAAGTTAGCCAGGACTTTTGATGTGATGATTGAGGAATTGGTAGAAATTGTCCAAGAATAA
- a CDS encoding methylase involved in ubiquinone/menaquinone biosynthesis codes for MKKELIGYLDTLSQNVEYIPFKLEQAEVIEGIIKNNSQTWYPVFRGVPCFLQGTLKPDLKWFEEKYSLSAIADKSEPESAKEQLLTNETFSDKWSRFRNYGLESSHQEFLYEWYCKKLGMPNLEKLQAFYQKFDRILEVGPGSGFNTKFIAENTKGQVFAVDISEAAFTTFENTKHLPNCHVVQADLMDMPFSDNFFDFIIADGVLHHTPNTKKALFAIYSKLKPGGQLFFYVYKKMGAARQFCDQYIRESFTNLDPESCYKACEGLTELGRELSRLNAKITLNQPIPILGIPAGTHDVQRLIYYNFAKCFWNEAFDFETNNMVNFDWYHPHNAWQHTEEEVQEWLQELGVHDSQFNPANPNGISVLLTKPVV; via the coding sequence ATGAAAAAAGAGTTAATTGGCTACCTAGATACACTATCTCAAAATGTGGAATACATTCCCTTCAAATTAGAGCAGGCAGAAGTTATTGAGGGGATTATCAAAAACAATTCTCAAACTTGGTATCCAGTATTCAGAGGTGTTCCTTGTTTTTTACAGGGAACATTAAAACCTGATCTAAAATGGTTTGAAGAAAAGTACAGCTTAAGTGCGATCGCCGATAAATCCGAACCAGAATCAGCTAAAGAGCAACTGTTAACTAACGAAACATTCTCTGATAAATGGAGTCGCTTTCGTAATTACGGTTTGGAATCTAGCCATCAAGAATTTTTGTACGAATGGTATTGTAAAAAACTTGGTATGCCTAATTTAGAAAAACTCCAAGCTTTTTATCAAAAATTTGATCGGATTTTGGAAGTTGGCCCTGGTTCTGGTTTTAACACGAAATTTATTGCTGAAAATACAAAAGGGCAAGTTTTTGCAGTAGATATCTCTGAAGCAGCCTTCACAACATTTGAAAATACAAAACATTTGCCAAACTGTCATGTAGTTCAGGCTGACTTAATGGATATGCCATTTAGCGACAACTTTTTTGATTTTATTATTGCCGATGGCGTACTTCACCATACTCCTAATACTAAAAAAGCTTTATTTGCCATTTATAGCAAACTCAAACCTGGTGGGCAGTTATTTTTTTATGTTTATAAAAAAATGGGGGCAGCCCGTCAATTTTGTGACCAATATATTAGAGAATCATTTACGAACCTTGATCCAGAGTCTTGCTATAAAGCTTGTGAAGGGCTGACTGAGTTAGGGCGAGAATTAAGTCGTCTCAACGCTAAGATTACTTTAAATCAACCGATTCCCATTCTCGGCATACCCGCTGGAACACACGATGTCCAAAGACTGATTTACTACAATTTTGCGAAGTGCTTTTGGAATGAGGCATTTGACTTTGAGACGAATAATATGGTCAACTTTGACTGGTATCATCCTCACAATGCTTGGCAACATACAGAAGAAGAAGTGCAAGAATGGCTGCAAGAATTAGGAGTTCACGATTCTCAATTTAATCCGGCAAATCCAAATGGTATTTCTGTTCTATTAACTAAGCCAGTCGTGTGA